atcaataatacTGTAAAATAAAAACGTTCAGTGCCATTTTTACAAAATATGAGCTTAAAGAAAGCGAACTTCAAATAAACAAGAGAGGCCCAGCCCAGTATACTTCCTCAGCCCAAATTAGCTTCAAGagtcttctccttcctcttgctgTTGCATTCTTAcatagaagagaaaggagaaaacagAGCCTTGAGGAACCGagataaaataagtaaataaataaataaataaagagaggGAAATCGCGGTGGTTGGTTGGAAAACATTAAATTAATGCCGGAATAGGCCTTTTGCATGTGATTGGTAAGCGTTTCCCTGTTGTTCTTTTCCTCTTGCAAGTTAGCTCTTTTCGAGGAGTTAATGTCGTAGCCCTGGCTATGTTGGCTTCGCCGGTGACGCTTCGGCCGAGATATGTTGCTTAGATCTCAAATACTAAAAGAATAAGAATCAACAACTTAGCAGATGCAATTTGTCAAGTTTCTTGGAATAGAACCCGAACATTGAGTCTAATGGAGGAATACATATTTCTGGTTTGTCTCGCTGAAAGAAGGAACCGGCCAAGTGAGTTGATTTTCGCTCCGCTCTAAGTCAAGCCTGAAGGTTTTCTATCTCATTAGGAATGGTACTGGAAAGCTGGTTACCCAAAAGAGAAACCAAAGGGTAAGCTCTGCCAAGTTGCCGAACGACGGCAAGATTGAAAGGGTGAGATTATTATTGTAAAGGCTCAATTATTGAAGAAATTTCGAATTCCTTGGCTCTGGTTGGATGGAACCTATAAGTTCATTATCAAGTGGGAAGCGCACTTGGTGGAGAAACCTAAGACAGTGAAAATGGCTGGGAAGCTAGAAACATTATGACTATCTTGAAACTAGATGCCAGTAACTTGAGGGACTTAAATCATGCTAGTCCATTTTCACGCTCTTTTAGTATAAGGTAGTAACTTGGGGAGCAAGAAACATTATGACTATCTTGAAACTAGTCTCCCTTCACGCTTTTGAAGTATAAGATAGTAATAGAACAGAACACAACTTGCATTCTTTCAGAGACAAAGCATTGTACCATAGAATCTTCactcaagataaataaaaaataaaaaataatcaatgatCTTCGTAATTTAAGCACTTTTACATGGTCTTGGAACCAATGCCATTTCTTTCATATAAGTGCATTTACGTAAGAGGGTGTATTGAAATGTCATCCTACACCACTTAATAACATGTAATAAACATAGTTGATGGCTGCATTAGAACGTTTAACTTTTGATTGAACGCGCTTTGAAAAGATGCATGATTGAAACTCTTCTGCATGTCAGAGGATTGGTTGATGGCCGCGATTAGAACGTTTAGTTTCTGATTGAACGCACTTAAAAAAGATGCATGATTGAAACTCTTCCGCATGTCAGAGGATTTTATATCTACACAAATCCACAATGAACCTTATAAAAGGAGTGACAAAGGACAAGATTTCAGAgacttaatataaatatttcattGCGACTATTTTGCTCTCGAGATGATAACACTAGATACATAAGCAACTTTACACTGACACGAAAGTCATTTTTTCTAACTATAACTAGACATGGGTACATAGCTTTTGCTGCGATGACACTAGTCTGAATAAGACTAGATACATAAATAGTTTGAAATATCTCGAGTTCAGCTGTTCTCTCTACAAATGACACTAGATGCTAGTAACTTCAGGGTTTGCtccttccaaaagaaaaggcagtTCTGTACTTACTTGGGCATGAAGGACACGCAGTCCTCATCCTCATGCTGGTGCACGCTAAACACGTAATTTTGTTTCCGGTTAAAATATTTCTCCTAAATGCAAATAAAGTTCACAAATAGTGAGAGAAACAATACATTAGAAAAAGTTTGaaactaaatttttagtttaaacGTGTTTTTCATTAGAGACCAGACCTTCCTGCATGTGGTTGACAGAGCAAAATCGTTTATCAGACGACATCTTCTACAAATTTATCCAGTTTACGGCTGGAATTTGTTGCATCTCTCACAGCATCAGTGGGCTTCTGTGATTTTTTAACTCCATTGAAGATGGTTGAACGCGCAGATAGCACATGAGAAATCATTTCCATCGACGGCCTGAGTTGGGGATTAGCTGATACGCAAGCGGCTGCAAGCTTTAGGATGGTCAGAAGTTCATCCTCAATGCCTGGCGTGGGCGTTGGCAGGCGTGGATCCAACATATTCTTTAAAACTACTGAGATCTCCATGTCGACCAGAGCTAATAGAGATGAAAGGCTATCACCCGGATGTCTTCCTTTGATCACCTCGATGGACAATATtccaaagctatacacatcgcATTTCTCCGTCACCTTCATTGTGTAAGCAAGCTCTGCACAAAGGAGATATATGTGTTAGTACAAGACATTGCTATGGCTAAACTGTCAGATCAAGAATTGATGTTAGAAATTAACCTGGAGCTACATAACCATATGTGCCAACGACTACACTCCAGTTTGATGTGTCCAGCTTAAGAAGCTTAGCCGTGCCAAAGTCAGAAACATGCCCCTCATACTCTGAATCAAGCAGAATGTTGTTACTTGAAATATCTCGATGAACGATTGGAGGGATACAATCATGGTGCATATAAGATAAAGCATGAGCCACGCCTTTTACGATATTCACCCTCTTGTCCCAGTCTAACTCTTTAGCTTCTTTTTCATTGCTCAAGATTGTAGACAAGCTTCCTCTATCAAAGTACTCATACACCAAGAATGAGTGTTGTGTATGCGAACAAAAGCCCACAAGTTTCACAATATTGCGGTGTCGAATTTCCGTCAATGCCCTAAtctcattcaaaaattccttttGATATGTTTGCCCACTATTAGTCATTTGATGGAGCTTCTTTACGGCTACTAtgggtgcgcatggatttatttctgtgctttttttgttcctgggaacagaaacaaaaaaaagtgtttctgttccggggaacaatttttgaacaaaagaacgcgtttggtaacgtttggtccgggaataaaaaatgaacagaaacacgtttggttaaattttattatttttttgtttcttttaattttttaaacattttttattatttttattttttcctttctttttatttttctttttttccggccggtcaccggcctccggcgacccggccgacggggccggcagcctcgcccggccacggcgaggccgagctggccgtggttgggcgaggctcggcctcgccttggctgggcgagctcgggctcgccagatccggcgaggccgagcgtcgccgccccgcgaggctcgggctcgccggatctgggcgagctcaagctcgcccggccatggcgaggccgagcctcgccggatctggcgagcccgagctcgcccagccaaggcgaggctcggcctcgccggcgcgggccacgccgagcctcgccttggctgggcgagctcgggctcgcccggatccggcgagcccgagcctcgccatggctgggcgagctcgagctcgcccagtccggcgagcccgagcctcgccggggccgggcgacgatcggcctcgcccgcgccggcgacgccgagcctcgacggccggtcgccggccatggccgaggccggcgaccggccaaagaaaaagaagaaaaaaagaagaaaagaagaagagaagaagaagagagagaagagacgtttttgttcttttgtttcttcccgtaagtgtttcttttctggagaaacaacttttttgtttcttttttctgttcctattccgttccgaaacaaaaaaaaaaaaggaacaaaaacgcaaccaaacgcgttttctgttcctttttgttccccggaacactTTCCGTACGAAGTGTTccggaaacactttttggagtgttACCATGCACGCCCTATATCACCAGATCTTAATTTGGCCTTGAAGACACTTCCATAGCCTCCCCTTCCAATACAAAAAATCTCATTAAAAGCCCCGGTCGCTTCCATGATGTCTTCATATGAAATCATTCCATCGTACTTTGATAGAGAAAAGACTTCAATTGTCTTGGGTGCTAGTTCCACTGTTGGATGGAGCTTCTTTCTatggaaaatgaagaatattccaaagaaaataaacagaAGAATTACTCCTAGCAATGGGAACACAATAAGAAACACTCCACCTCCCGCCGGAGAGCTTTCCCTATCCACCACCACTTGATCACAGGGCTCAAGTCCTTCAACATTTCCACACAATCCATTGTTGCCTTGAAATGattcttttgttgcattttggaaTGCCGTTGTGTTGGGGATGGGACCCTCAAACTGGTTGTAAGAGATGTCAACCTCCATCAAACCTCGCATATCCTTGAAAGTCTCATATATAAGGCCAGAAAGATTATTGTGTGAAAGGTCAAGTTTCACTAGGCTTTGCAACTTGTTGAGTTCAGCAGGGATCCCACCACTTAACAAGTTATGACTCAAGTCTAGCTCAGATAGGTGAATCAGCATCCCTAATTGCCCTGGAATATCTTGGCTCAACTGGTTGTTGCTCAAATTCAAGAAGACcaagtttgaagaaaacccTATAGACTGCGGGATAGACATGCTTAATCTATTCCTAGACATATCCAATTTTTGAAGACCAGGTAATGATACAATCTCGGGACTTATTCGGCCAGAAAGTCGATTCCTACTTAGATTTAAAATCACCAAAGaagtcaatttttcaaattctttcgGGACCTCACCAAGTAAACCATTGAAAGAAAGATCAATTTCACCCAATCGAGTTGCGTTCCCAATCTCGGGAGGCAAGCTACCAATGATGTTATTTCCAGCAATTCTTAGATGAGTTAAGCGTGTGCAACTCCCCAGTTGTTGAGATTTCTCCAAAGAATTTGTTGAAACTCATGTCGATAAAGTCCAATTTGGGGTAGACACCAAAGGTTTTGGATATGTTTCCAAAGTGAACTGGTTTTCCTCTAGGCGTACTCGACTAGGCTTGTGCAATTTCTCAAGCTTCTAGGGATAGAACCAATTAAGTTATTGTGACTCACTGTAAGGTTTTGGAGCAACCCATCCCGGCACAAGTTTTTTGGTAAGGAGCCGTTTAACTGGTTGGTATCCAATTGCAACACTGCCAAGTTTACTAGATCACCTAAGGATTCGGGAATTGAACCAGAAAGATGATTTTGGCGGAGGAACAAAGATCCTAGGTTGGTCAAGTTACCTAGAGAAGAAGGAATTAGGCCAGTGAGCTGGTTTGTACTCAGCTCTAAGTCAAGCATAGCATGGAGATTACCTATCTCATCAGGAATTTGCCCCGAAAGCTGGTTACCATAGAGATAAAGAAGGGAGAGTTTTGTCAAATTGCCTAATGTTGGTGGGATTGAACCGAtaagattattatcattaagGCACAACTCGCTAAgaagatttgattttcctagCTCCAGTGGGATGGAACCAGTAAGCTCATTAGCAAACAGGTGTAGCTCTGTCAATTTGGTTAAGTTTCCCAAAGTGGAAGGAATCGGTCCTGATAGGAGGTTGGTGTCCATGTGGAGCACTTCTAGATTTGTCATATTTCCCATTTCAGGAGGAATAGAACCGGAAAGGGAGTTGTTGTAAACATACAGTTTAGCCAATTTGCTCAAATTACCCAATGAGGAAGGTATGGGTCCATTCAACTTATTCGAATACAATGCGACCTCATTGAGCAACTGCAATTGCCCGATTTCTTGGGGAATAGAGCCATTTAACTCATTGGAAACTAGGTGTAGAACTGTTAGTTTCATTAGATAGCTGATTTCCGATGGTATTTTCCCCAAGAATTGATTGATAGATAGGTCGAGATAGGTGAGATTGCTCAAGAGACCGATTTGAGGCGGAATATGACCAGAGAGACTATTTATACTCAGGTCCATGAACATGAGATGAGACAAAGATGAGAATGGAAATTCGTCTAGCGTACCTCCAACACCAGAGCTAGTGAGATTTATCTTGATCACGCTTGCAGCCCGATTGCAGGAGATGCCATACCAAGCACATGGACTCACAGTCGAATTGGAACCAATGGCTTTATGAGGAGTGGGAGTCCACGAAGAGAGGCGAGAAATTGAATGGTTACCAAGATTGGACTTCCACGTGAGGAGAGCTTGGGCTTCCGCAGGGGAAGCATGAGTAGGAAGTGGAATGGCAAGGGTATTGAAAAGGGCAAGGGCAGCCGCAAGGCTCAAGACCCTTTTGAATTCTAATGAAGAATCCATcgattcttcttctccttcttctcttttggttctggtaagttgatttttcttttcgcGAGGCAA
This genomic stretch from Eucalyptus grandis isolate ANBG69807.140 chromosome 3, ASM1654582v1, whole genome shotgun sequence harbors:
- the LOC120291708 gene encoding MDIS1-interacting receptor like kinase 2-like — its product is MTNSGQTYQKEFLNEIRALTEIRHRNIVKLVGFCSHTQHSFLVYEYFDRGSLSTILSNEKEAKELDWDKRVNIVKGVAHALSYMHHDCIPPIVHRDISSNNILLDSEYEGHVSDFGTAKLLKLDTSNWSVVVGTYGYVAPELAYTMKVTEKCDVYSFGILSIEVIKGRHPGDSLSSLLALVDMEISVVLKNMLDPRLPTPTPGIEDELLTILKLAAACVSANPQLRPSMEMISHVLSARSTIFNGVKKSQKPTDAVRDATNSSRKLDKFVEDVV
- the LOC120291709 gene encoding MDIS1-interacting receptor like kinase 2-like; translation: MDSSLEFKRVLSLAAALALFNTLAIPLPTHASPAEAQALLTWKSNLGNHSISRLSSWTPTPHKAIGSNSTVSPCAWYGISCNRAASVIKINLTSSGVGGTLDEFPFSSLSHLMFMDLSINSLSGHIPPQIGLLSNLTYLDLSINQFLGKIPSEISYLMKLTVLHLVSNELNGSIPQEIGQLQLLNEVALYSNKLNGPIPSSLGNLSKLAKLYVYNNSLSGSIPPEMGNMTNLEVLHMDTNLLSGPIPSTLGNLTKLTELHLFANELTGSIPLELGKSNLLSELCLNDNNLIGSIPPTLGNLTKLSLLYLYGNQLSGQIPDEIGNLHAMLDLELSTNQLTGLIPSSLGNLTNLGSLFLRQNHLSGSIPESLGDLVNLAVLQLDTNQLNGSLPKNLCRDGLLQNLTVSHNNLIGSIPRSLRNCTSLVEYA